Proteins from one Nicotiana tabacum cultivar K326 chromosome 23, ASM71507v2, whole genome shotgun sequence genomic window:
- the LOC107805052 gene encoding uncharacterized protein LOC107805052: MHPSDNPGVMLVQVLFDGTGYRSWRRGVLRALLVKNKLGFINGECKKPDLKFSMYRLWDRCDDMVTSWILNSLAKEIADGVEYINDAVELWKELEDRYDQTNCAKLYQIQKEINDLSQGNIDITAYYTKMKKLWEELSTLSVKIRGSILMMNPLPSMAQPFCLLVQEEKQREIRPSNQLVMKSASLNVNTTGSNNFRTNYLPNNKYFGNNRSRPMCDYCKKPGHTKDKCYKLHGYPQNFQNTQNPSKNYKGNRENKWKGKRTLANVHGTSTDITSMAGDDPGRKDESQNTGNGGDSPSGVINGAVNFAGPFNEEASGDW, encoded by the exons ATGCATCCATCAGATAATCCTGGTGTGATGCTGGTTCAAGTTCTGTTTGATGGCACTGGTTACCGTTCATGGAGAAGAGGTGTATTGCGAGCACTTTTGGTAAAGAACAAATTAGGTTTCATAAATGGCGAATGTAAAAAGCCAGATTTAAAATTCTCAATGTATCGCCTGTGGGATAGGTGTGACGATATGGTCACATCATGGATTCTAAATTCTCTAGCTAAGGAGATAGCCGATGGAGTTGAATACATTAACGATGCAGTAGAATTGTGGAAAGAGTTAGAAGATCGTTACGATCAGACGAATTGTGCAAAACTGTACCAAATCCAAAAGGAAATTAATGATTTATCTCAAGGAAACATAGACATCACtgcttattacaccaaaatgaagAAGTTGTGGGAAGAATTAAGCACTCTAAGTGTCAAGA TAAGAGGAAGCATCCTCATGATGAATCCATTGCCTTCAATGGCACAACCTTTTTGCTTGTTAGTTCAGGAGGAAAAGCAAAGGGAAATCAGACCAAGTAATCAACTCGTCATGAAATCTGCCTCGTTGAATGTGAACACCACGGGATCAAACAATTTCAGAACCAATTATTTACCAAACAATAAGTATTTTGGAAATAATAGGTCTCGACCCATGTGCGATTACTGCAAAAAGCCAGGACATACCAAAGATAAATGCTATAAATTGCATGGTTAccctcaaaattttcaaaacactcAGAATCCAAGTAAAAACTACAAGGGCAACAGAGAAAATAAATGGAAAGGAAAGAGAACATTGGCAAATGTACAtggaacatctactgatataacTTCTATGGCTGGGGATGACCCTGGTCGTAAGGATGAGAGTCAAAAT ACTGGAAATGGTGGTGATAGCCCAAGCGGAGTGATCAATGGAGCTGTAAATTTTGCAG
- the LOC107805061 gene encoding proline-rich receptor-like protein kinase PERK15 yields MPSHSPPPSPSPASPPPEGEADITFSPLYSTATPKPPPTVVHFSLSQPAPSPAPLSADVALKPIFEPIDYKVALQPLPPAIFTPPLPTPIPVLSTPPPPVTAFSFPANDSSTPVSDETSPPPPLKVHSSSSTSIGGVIGISVGVTGAFFIVAVVILFVCYRNKIKNGKLHDHESPRQKDDLYYDLRQSFKQRNAANGSPVSPKQVIIPFRPLLCFDNNAHSNSNNLDAETRFSPKDHIVDLAVSGGNFTYEELWSATSGFSTSNLLGEGGFGYVHKGVLPTGREIAVKQLKVGSHQGEREFQAEVETISRVHHKHLVSLVGYCMTGVKRLLVYEFVPNRTLEYHLHGAAQSFMEWASRIKIAIGSAKGLAYLHEDCNPTIIHRDIKAANILLDSNFEAKVADFGLAKFLSDSNHHISHVSTRVVGTFGYLAPEYAQSGKASDKSDIFSFGVMLLELITGRPPIISTESSACSNLVIWARPLLRRALEDGKFDSLVDPCLGQNYNGEEMANMVACAAACVRHSSWKRPRMSQVVRALEGEASLLDLDEENRPGQSTVFDFDSDGRFFFENLSKSSTALGS; encoded by the exons ATGCCTTCACATTCACCGCCACCGTCACCTTCTCCGGCATCTCCACCGCCGGAAGGTGAAGCTGATATCACTTTTTCACCACTATATTCAACAGCCACTCCTAAACCGCCGCCAACAGTCGTGCATTTTTCACTTTCACAACCAGCGCCGTCGCCGGCTCCGTTATCCGCGGACGTGGCATTAAAGCCAATATTTGAACCTATTGATTACAAAGTAGCTTTACAACCACTACCGCCGGCGATATTTACTCCTCCGTTACCGACGCCTATTCCGGTACTTTCAACACCACCACCGCCGGTAACGGCGTTCTCGTTTCCAGCAAATGATTCGTCAACACCAGTTTCTGATGAAACCTCGCCGCCTCCGCCGCTTAAAGTTCACTCATCGTCAAGTACGTCAATCGGAGGAGTAATTGGAATTTCTGTAGGCGTCACCGGAGCTTTCTTCATTGTTGCTGTAGTAATACTTTTCGTTTGTTACAGGAATaagattaaaaatggaaaattacatGATCATGAATCTCCACGGCAAAAAG ATGACTTGTATTATGATCTGCGTCAAAGTTTTAAACAGCGTAATGCAGCAAATGGTTCTCCTGTTTCCCCCAAGCAAGTGATAATACCCTTCCGCCCACTTCTCTGCTTTGACAACAATGCTCATTCCAATTCCAATAATTTAGATGCTGAAACTCGTTTTTCACCAAAAGACCACATAGTGGACTTAGCTGTTTCGGGTGGCAATTTCACATATGAAGAGTTGTGGTCAGCAACTAGTGGATTCTCTACGTCCAACCTTCTAGGTGAAGGTGGATTTGGGTATGTGCACAAAGGAGTCCTTCCTACAGGAAGAGAGATAGCAGTTAAACAGTTGAAGGTTGGTAGCCATCAAGGGGAACGTGAATTTCAAGCAGAAGTAGAGACTATCAGCCGAGTCCATCATAAACATCTTGTTTCTTTGGTTGGATACTGCATGACTGGAGTAAAGAGGTTGCTTGTTTATGAATTTGTTCCCAACAGGACTTTAGAATATCATTTACATG GGGCAGCACAGTCCTTTATGGAATGGGCATCTAGAATAAAAATTGCTATCGGGTCAGCCAAAGGATTGGCATATCTGCATGAAGACT GTAACCCCACTATCATTCATCGTGATATCAAAGCAGCTAATATTCTTCTTGATTCTAACTTTGAAGCTAAG GTTGCTGACTTTGGACTTGCCAAGTTCTTATCTGATTCAAACCATCATATTAGTCATGTCTCCACTAGAGTGGTGGGAACTTTCGG GTATCTGGCCCCAGAGTATGCACAGAGTGGAAAGGCCTCAGATAAGTCGGACATCTTCTCATTTGGGGTCATGCTTCTGGAGTTAATTACAGGGCGTCCGCCTATAATCTCAACTGAATCTTCCGCATGCAGCAATTTGGTCATCTGG GCAAGGCCTTTGCTTAGAAGAGCATTGGAAGATGGAAAATTCGACTCTCTAGTGGATCCATGTCTAGGACAAAATTACAACGGTGaagagatggctaacatggttGCTTGTGCTGCTGCTTGTGTACGCCATTCATCATGGAAAAGACCCCGGATGAGTCAG GTAGTTCGTGCGTTAGAAGGTGAAGCTTCTCTCCTGGACCTTGATGAGGAAAATAGACCAGGACAGAGTACAGTTTTTGATTTTGATTCTGATGGAAgatttttttttgagaatttaagcAAATCCAGCACAGCATTGGGAAGTTAA